The Corynebacterium suranareeae genome window below encodes:
- a CDS encoding DEAD/DEAH box helicase, protein MSSESPRPTFTELGVAVEITDALEALGITRTFAIQEYTLPIALDGHDFIGQARTGMGKTYGFGVPLLDRVFDSADIPEIDGTPRALVIVPTRELAVQVGDDLQRAATNLPLKIFTFYGGTPYEEQIDALKVGVDVVVGTPGRLLDLHKRGALTLDNIAILVLDEADEMLDLGFLPDIEKILHAIEQPHQTMLFSATMPGAILTLARSFLNKPVHIRAETADSAATHKTTRQVVFLAHRMDKEAITAKILQAKDRGKTIIFARTKRTAAQVAEDLASRGFTVGSVHGDMGQPAREKSLNAFRSGKIDILVATDVAARGIDVDDVTHVINYQTPDDPMTYVHRIGRTGRAGHNGTAITLVGYDETLKWTVIDSELELGQPNPPQWFSTSPELLEALDIPEGATERVGPPTKVLGGTTPRPRRTRK, encoded by the coding sequence GTGTCTTCTGAAAGCCCCAGACCTACGTTCACTGAGCTCGGCGTCGCAGTTGAAATCACCGACGCACTCGAAGCCCTCGGCATCACCCGAACTTTCGCGATCCAGGAGTACACACTTCCCATCGCGCTCGACGGCCACGACTTCATCGGACAAGCCCGCACCGGCATGGGCAAAACCTACGGATTCGGCGTGCCACTCCTTGACCGAGTCTTCGACTCCGCCGACATCCCCGAAATCGACGGCACACCACGCGCCCTCGTGATCGTGCCCACCCGCGAACTCGCAGTCCAAGTCGGCGACGACCTCCAACGCGCAGCCACCAACCTGCCGCTGAAAATCTTCACCTTCTACGGCGGAACGCCCTACGAAGAACAGATCGATGCACTCAAAGTCGGCGTCGATGTGGTCGTTGGCACACCAGGCAGGCTCCTAGACCTGCACAAACGAGGCGCACTAACCCTAGACAACATCGCGATCCTCGTCCTCGACGAAGCCGACGAAATGCTCGACCTGGGCTTCCTACCAGACATCGAAAAAATACTGCACGCGATTGAACAGCCACACCAAACAATGCTGTTCTCAGCAACAATGCCCGGCGCGATCCTCACCCTCGCCCGCAGCTTCCTCAACAAACCAGTGCACATCCGAGCCGAAACCGCCGACTCCGCTGCAACCCACAAAACCACCCGACAAGTGGTATTTCTGGCACACCGAATGGACAAGGAAGCCATCACTGCAAAAATCCTCCAAGCGAAAGACCGCGGCAAAACAATCATCTTTGCCCGCACCAAACGCACCGCAGCTCAAGTCGCAGAAGACTTAGCCTCCAGAGGATTCACCGTCGGATCAGTGCACGGCGACATGGGCCAACCAGCCCGCGAAAAATCACTCAACGCCTTCCGCAGTGGAAAAATAGACATCCTTGTAGCCACAGATGTAGCCGCCCGAGGCATCGACGTTGATGACGTCACCCACGTCATCAACTACCAAACCCCCGACGATCCCATGACCTACGTACATCGTATCGGACGCACGGGACGCGCGGGGCACAACGGAACAGCCATCACCCTCGTTGGCTACGACGAAACCCTCAAATGGACCGTCATCGACAGTGAACTAGAACTCGGCCAACCAAACCCACCCCAATGGTTCTCCACATCACCAGAACTACTTGAAGCACTAGACATACCCGAAGGCGCCACCGAACGCGTAGGCCCTCCCACAAAAGTTCTCGGCGGAACAACACCCCGACCACGCCGCACCAGAAAATAA
- a CDS encoding TIGR02569 family protein, translating to MSNQLPDHVRDAFRVGAGPAEQLGQAWDYGFRVGNTVFAKAMAPEVTGWSSKTRETLKPEGVRVVRPIRSTDGRFVVAGWRASVFSTGTISKRVDETVVAALRLADALVDAHAPEPVDNVFHRADVQAWEDQPGRIGELLQPINRVNQVGHADMLATTLYAGTQPPAVTDLVPVLRPHGFTAALVIVDGLLLGAVDEGILRRFSHLPDIDQLVLRAFLFRRNVQEFSENNDPNIISNLNRVESTLVSYVSDKI from the coding sequence ATGTCTAATCAACTTCCCGATCACGTTCGCGATGCCTTTCGAGTAGGGGCAGGCCCTGCCGAACAACTCGGTCAAGCCTGGGACTACGGATTCCGCGTGGGCAATACTGTGTTTGCCAAAGCGATGGCACCAGAAGTCACCGGATGGTCATCGAAAACCCGAGAAACCCTCAAACCGGAAGGCGTGCGAGTCGTTCGCCCGATCCGCTCCACCGACGGTCGTTTTGTAGTCGCCGGATGGCGCGCATCGGTGTTCTCTACGGGAACGATTAGCAAAAGGGTCGATGAAACCGTGGTGGCGGCGCTGAGGTTGGCGGATGCGTTGGTCGATGCGCATGCACCAGAACCTGTGGACAATGTGTTTCATCGTGCCGATGTGCAGGCGTGGGAAGATCAACCTGGTCGCATCGGGGAGTTGTTGCAACCAATCAATCGTGTGAATCAAGTGGGTCATGCCGATATGTTGGCTACCACGCTGTATGCGGGAACTCAACCGCCAGCTGTGACCGATTTGGTTCCGGTGTTGCGCCCGCATGGTTTTACAGCGGCGCTGGTGATTGTTGATGGTTTGCTTCTGGGAGCGGTGGATGAGGGAATCTTGCGGAGGTTTTCGCATCTTCCAGATATTGATCAGTTGGTTTTGAGGGCGTTTTTGTTCCGTCGAAACGTGCAGGAATTTTCTGAGAACAACGATCCGAATATTATTTCGAACCTAAACAGGGTGGAATCGACACTCGTGTCGTATGTTTCTGACAAGATTTGA
- a CDS encoding DUF3107 domain-containing protein: protein MDIKIGFADTARELVISSALEQDEAAAKVSEALANDSGVLDLSDEKGRRYIIRNSRIAYVEVGTNSPRTVGFAGV, encoded by the coding sequence ATGGATATTAAGATCGGATTCGCCGATACTGCCCGTGAGCTGGTTATTTCTTCTGCTTTGGAGCAGGATGAGGCAGCAGCGAAGGTGTCTGAGGCTTTGGCTAACGACTCTGGAGTTTTAGATTTGAGCGATGAAAAAGGTCGCCGCTACATTATTCGCAATAGCCGAATCGCATATGTTGAGGTCGGCACCAACTCTCCTCGTACCGTCGGCTTCGCTGGCGTATAG
- the rsrA gene encoding mycothiol system anti-sigma-R factor: MTNLNRSDSKGDCGCPEFFEEMHQLLDDQLSEAACERLRIHAAGCPKCLQLLEAESEFRNLLRKCCCESAPVELRQRISYRIRVEYHQE, translated from the coding sequence ATGACGAATCTCAACCGCAGCGACTCGAAAGGCGATTGTGGCTGCCCTGAATTCTTCGAGGAAATGCATCAGCTACTCGACGATCAACTAAGCGAAGCCGCCTGTGAACGCCTCAGAATCCACGCCGCAGGATGTCCCAAATGCCTACAGCTCCTAGAAGCCGAATCGGAATTTCGGAATCTGCTACGCAAATGCTGCTGCGAATCTGCACCCGTAGAACTTCGCCAGCGTATTTCGTACCGAATACGAGTTGAATACCATCAGGAATAG
- a CDS encoding HNH endonuclease signature motif containing protein, which produces MARINAITKAGGKVPIEKRELFDAYLVDYLTPRAEAQCLPQASSIAAMMRKFIAQHCPDDSAASASEEGTIRYRRNKKGGVSITIDSTAAEGVEIKAALEQMSKDKKCTPGTSLLKIIRGLPTKVVLNTYGSKDKPEYLEGGVWLSKEQSEFWKTRTTSGHDMDAAHFAYTDAYAPTKEMRIYIKGLHRTCSVPGCCVAVENCQLDHIIPWGKGGPTTPWNIHPLCVFHHIQKTEERLKCYPLPDGTVLFLIDGIPVVSIPDGPLSRSNKTWGTKFGDYMERKIAA; this is translated from the coding sequence ATGGCGCGCATAAACGCTATCACTAAGGCTGGCGGCAAAGTGCCCATCGAAAAAAGAGAGCTTTTCGACGCCTACCTCGTCGATTACCTGACACCCCGAGCGGAGGCTCAGTGCTTGCCTCAGGCAAGCTCCATCGCTGCGATGATGCGGAAATTCATAGCCCAGCACTGCCCGGATGACAGCGCAGCCTCAGCGTCCGAGGAAGGAACGATCCGCTACCGCAGAAATAAAAAAGGTGGAGTCAGCATCACCATTGATTCCACAGCAGCCGAAGGGGTCGAGATTAAAGCTGCCCTTGAACAAATGTCAAAAGATAAAAAGTGCACACCCGGCACCTCCTTGCTCAAAATCATCCGCGGACTGCCAACCAAGGTGGTTTTGAATACTTACGGCTCCAAGGACAAACCCGAATATCTAGAGGGCGGCGTGTGGCTTTCCAAGGAGCAGTCAGAATTCTGGAAGACTCGCACCACCTCTGGCCACGATATGGATGCTGCACACTTTGCCTACACTGACGCCTACGCTCCGACCAAGGAGATGCGCATCTACATTAAGGGGCTACACAGAACATGTAGCGTCCCAGGTTGTTGTGTAGCGGTTGAAAACTGCCAACTTGACCACATTATCCCTTGGGGTAAAGGTGGACCGACAACTCCATGGAATATTCACCCCTTGTGCGTATTCCACCACATCCAAAAAACAGAAGAGCGGCTAAAGTGCTATCCACTCCCCGATGGCACCGTCCTATTCCTCATCGACGGCATTCCGGTTGTATCTATTCCTGATGGCCCCTTGTCAAGATCAAATAAAACGTGGGGCACAAAATTCGGCGATTACATGGAGCGCAAAATCGCAGCTTAA
- a CDS encoding Rv3212 family protein, with protein sequence MSAKLPPLKRTKNDLIATGVITALAVIGAGTVWATAPIRGTELTPATEPFIASAALDTIPEQLTEQWRVTDTSTNHKPQITGGVLSTADGNTINTYTPDGSLLWSYERNKELCALSVGFDATIATYKTGVGCGETTAINANDGTYKATRSAISSDKVAPIVSNDRIGVLSTERLELWRSDLVRTIEYGDVEAPQESGQQPHAECSITSAMTRKALLAVTETCPDGSAYLRFMDTTPEDSRSPEINQAIKITDGHIVAIGQSAAAIYTNDPTPRIVSYNDSGEQVGDQAVEVSEIPDPPYQNSTADLPHHMSWFNGTSLILFSPTQLNVRQTFDDALGTGIALNGSLLYPTADGIAVANWDTGEVLRTIPVDRGGFGGEVSLGVVGQAIVEKRGSEIVALG encoded by the coding sequence ATGTCAGCAAAGCTTCCACCACTCAAAAGAACAAAAAATGACCTCATCGCCACCGGCGTCATCACCGCACTCGCAGTAATCGGCGCCGGAACCGTATGGGCCACAGCACCAATCCGAGGAACCGAACTCACCCCTGCGACAGAACCTTTCATAGCCTCCGCAGCGCTAGACACCATCCCGGAACAACTCACCGAACAATGGCGCGTCACCGACACCTCCACAAACCACAAACCACAAATCACCGGAGGAGTCCTCTCCACCGCTGACGGAAACACCATAAACACCTACACACCCGACGGATCCCTCCTCTGGAGCTATGAACGCAACAAAGAACTATGCGCACTCTCCGTCGGGTTCGACGCCACCATAGCCACCTACAAAACCGGAGTCGGATGCGGAGAGACAACCGCCATCAACGCCAACGATGGAACATACAAAGCAACCCGCAGCGCCATTTCCAGCGACAAAGTAGCACCGATCGTTTCGAATGACCGGATCGGTGTTCTCAGTACAGAACGTCTCGAATTATGGCGATCAGATCTTGTGCGCACAATCGAATACGGCGATGTGGAAGCTCCCCAAGAATCTGGTCAGCAACCACACGCAGAATGCTCCATTACCTCCGCCATGACCCGCAAAGCCCTCTTAGCAGTAACAGAAACATGCCCAGACGGCTCTGCCTATTTACGGTTCATGGACACTACGCCGGAGGACTCACGCTCCCCAGAAATCAACCAAGCCATAAAAATAACCGATGGCCATATCGTGGCGATCGGTCAATCAGCTGCAGCTATCTACACTAACGATCCCACGCCTCGCATCGTGTCGTACAACGATTCCGGCGAACAGGTCGGAGATCAGGCCGTCGAGGTTTCAGAGATTCCAGATCCGCCGTATCAAAACTCAACAGCGGATCTGCCACACCATATGAGTTGGTTCAACGGTACAAGCCTCATATTGTTTTCCCCCACGCAACTTAATGTGCGACAAACGTTCGACGATGCACTAGGCACTGGCATTGCCCTAAACGGAAGCTTGCTCTATCCAACTGCTGACGGAATTGCTGTAGCTAATTGGGACACCGGCGAGGTACTTCGCACCATTCCTGTGGACCGTGGTGGCTTCGGCGGTGAAGTTTCGCTCGGCGTTGTGGGGCAGGCAATCGTCGAAAAGCGTGGTTCTGAGATCGTTGCTCTTGGTTAG
- a CDS encoding sigma-70 family RNA polymerase sigma factor, which yields MAENRTGTVDGDALAARFEEEALPLLDQLYGGALRMTRNPADAEDLVQDTYIKAYQAFASFKPGTNLKAWLYRIMTNTYINMYRKKQRQPSQTSADEITDYQLVESQSHTSTGLESAEVEALKNLPDGQIGEAMNQLSPEYRMVVYYADVEDLAYKEIAEIMDVPLGTVMSRLHRGRKQLRGMLKEVAKEQGIGLEHPDMKKNSEA from the coding sequence ATGGCTGAAAACCGAACCGGCACAGTCGATGGAGACGCGTTGGCTGCCCGCTTTGAAGAGGAGGCACTGCCACTCCTTGACCAGCTTTATGGCGGTGCTTTGCGCATGACCAGAAATCCCGCAGATGCGGAAGATCTGGTGCAAGACACCTACATCAAGGCATATCAAGCGTTCGCAAGCTTCAAGCCTGGCACTAACCTGAAGGCTTGGCTCTATCGGATCATGACGAACACGTACATCAACATGTACCGAAAAAAGCAGCGGCAACCATCGCAAACCTCAGCTGATGAGATCACGGATTACCAGCTCGTTGAGTCGCAGTCGCACACCTCAACCGGGTTGGAATCCGCGGAAGTGGAGGCATTGAAAAACCTTCCAGATGGGCAAATCGGTGAGGCAATGAACCAACTCAGCCCGGAATACCGAATGGTGGTTTATTATGCCGATGTAGAAGATCTCGCATACAAAGAAATCGCCGAGATCATGGATGTTCCACTCGGAACTGTAATGTCACGACTCCATCGTGGAAGAAAACAGCTTCGAGGAATGTTAAAGGAAGTAGCGAAGGAACAAGGCATTGGTCTTGAACATCCCGACATGAAGAAAAATTCGGAGGCATAA
- the aroA gene encoding 3-phosphoshikimate 1-carboxyvinyltransferase, translating to MVFVSDSSTSLPIWDAPRARGPIVSDLAIPGSKSITNRALILAALASTPSTIIDVLRSRDTDLMTEGLRSLGISITEEAVDRYHVEPGQLSAGSVECGLAGTVMRFLPPVAAFADGPVHFDGDPQARVRPMTSILDALRSLGVDVDNNSLPFTVNAGETPEGGVVEIDASGSSQFVSGLLLSAPRFKNGVTVKHVGGRLPSMPHIEMTIDMLRSAGIEIEVSENQWVVHPGEILGRTWRIEPDLSNATPFLAAAAVTRGTVRINHWPIKTTQPGDAIRTILERMGCEVELIARGDSYDLSVTGPATLKGIEIDMSDIGELTPTVAALAALASSESRLTGIAHLRGHETDRLAALTAEINKLGGKCTELADGLLIEPATLHGGVWHSYADHRMATAGAIIGLAVDGVQVEDIQTTSKTFPGFESVWEEMVG from the coding sequence ATGGTCTTTGTGTCTGATTCGTCTACATCTTTGCCCATTTGGGATGCTCCGCGCGCTCGCGGCCCCATAGTCTCGGACCTGGCTATCCCCGGTTCCAAGTCAATCACTAACCGTGCCCTGATCCTGGCTGCACTTGCATCGACTCCATCGACAATCATTGATGTTTTGCGCAGTCGTGATACGGACCTCATGACCGAAGGTCTGCGAAGCCTCGGAATCTCCATTACTGAAGAAGCTGTCGATCGTTACCATGTTGAGCCGGGACAACTGTCTGCTGGTTCCGTGGAATGTGGCCTTGCAGGAACAGTGATGCGATTCCTGCCTCCTGTTGCAGCCTTTGCTGACGGCCCTGTTCATTTCGATGGTGACCCTCAAGCCCGTGTTCGTCCCATGACAAGCATCCTGGACGCACTGCGCTCACTGGGGGTAGATGTGGATAACAACAGCTTGCCTTTTACGGTTAATGCTGGTGAGACTCCCGAGGGTGGCGTCGTGGAAATCGATGCTTCGGGTTCGTCTCAGTTTGTTTCCGGTCTTTTACTTTCAGCACCACGCTTTAAAAACGGTGTGACTGTTAAGCACGTAGGAGGTCGGCTTCCGAGCATGCCGCATATCGAAATGACTATTGACATGCTCCGCAGTGCCGGCATTGAAATCGAAGTATCTGAGAACCAATGGGTTGTTCATCCAGGAGAAATCCTGGGGCGGACGTGGCGCATCGAACCAGATCTTTCAAATGCGACCCCATTCCTAGCTGCTGCCGCCGTTACTCGCGGTACCGTTAGGATCAACCACTGGCCGATTAAGACTACTCAGCCAGGTGACGCGATTCGCACCATCCTCGAGCGTATGGGCTGCGAAGTTGAGTTGATTGCTCGTGGTGATAGCTATGATTTGTCAGTGACGGGCCCAGCGACGCTTAAGGGGATTGAGATCGATATGTCTGATATCGGCGAGCTCACACCCACTGTCGCTGCACTTGCTGCATTGGCGTCTTCTGAGTCTCGGTTAACGGGTATTGCGCACTTGCGGGGGCATGAGACTGATCGTTTGGCTGCACTCACTGCAGAGATCAATAAGCTTGGCGGAAAGTGCACCGAGCTTGCTGATGGTCTTCTGATTGAGCCTGCCACGCTCCATGGTGGTGTATGGCATTCTTACGCGGATCATCGAATGGCTACTGCCGGCGCAATTATTGGTCTTGCTGTTGATGGGGTCCAGGTAGAAGACATTCAAACTACTTCGAAGACGTTCCCTGGTTTTGAGAGTGTTTGGGAGGAGATGGTTGGCTAG
- a CDS encoding SOS response-associated peptidase: MCGRFVLFTTGDSLIEAAEAVVGRSVVAPQGTPGPRYNLAPTQIIPIVRPGDEMILEPARWGLFPHWKKDDSGPPLFNARGETVAEKPSFRDAFKQQRCLIPMDGYYEWHDKKPHFVSLGDEIMWAAGLWSTGLNQVSATMVTTESVEPIAWLHNRLPRFLEHDEIDAWLFGSVEEASGLLHPVSQEWVKHLSIREVSSEVGNVRNDHEGLLA; the protein is encoded by the coding sequence ATGTGTGGAAGATTCGTTTTGTTCACCACCGGTGATTCTCTTATTGAAGCGGCTGAAGCTGTGGTCGGAAGATCCGTTGTCGCACCGCAAGGGACGCCGGGTCCACGTTACAATCTTGCGCCGACTCAGATAATCCCGATCGTTCGCCCCGGAGACGAGATGATCTTGGAACCAGCCCGGTGGGGATTGTTTCCACATTGGAAGAAGGATGATTCAGGACCTCCACTTTTTAATGCTCGCGGTGAAACAGTGGCGGAGAAGCCGTCGTTTCGTGATGCGTTTAAACAGCAGCGGTGCCTAATTCCTATGGATGGCTATTACGAATGGCACGATAAGAAACCTCATTTCGTTTCACTTGGTGATGAAATTATGTGGGCTGCAGGGTTGTGGTCAACAGGGTTGAATCAGGTTTCGGCAACGATGGTGACTACTGAATCTGTCGAACCAATTGCTTGGCTGCATAATCGGTTGCCTCGGTTTTTAGAGCACGATGAAATTGACGCGTGGTTGTTTGGCTCTGTTGAGGAGGCTTCGGGATTGTTGCATCCGGTTTCTCAAGAGTGGGTGAAGCACTTGAGTATTCGAGAGGTGTCTTCAGAGGTAGGTAATGTTCGTAATGACCACGAAGGGTTGCTGGCTTAA
- the whcE gene encoding WhiB family transcriptional regulator WhcE, with product MDWRHEAICREEDPELFFPVGNSGPALAQIASAKMVCNRCPVTSQCLAWALETGQDAGVWGGMSEDERRALKRRKNRGRGRARIAV from the coding sequence ATGGATTGGCGCCACGAGGCAATCTGCCGTGAAGAGGATCCCGAACTGTTCTTCCCAGTCGGCAACTCCGGACCAGCTCTTGCACAGATTGCATCTGCAAAGATGGTCTGCAACCGCTGCCCAGTTACCTCCCAGTGCCTTGCATGGGCCCTGGAAACTGGTCAGGACGCTGGTGTATGGGGTGGCATGAGCGAAGACGAGCGTCGTGCTCTCAAGCGTCGCAAGAACCGCGGTCGCGGACGTGCACGCATCGCTGTTTAA
- a CDS encoding DUF3152 domain-containing protein, with product MSSKEPFLVRFARDYGWRAYAIPVLTVITVWVLFDVFSADQPASGASGEASTSFSTPTSSLRAGPDPAQAEPQSVPLTELPPGGAYTENGAGTYRQVGAPLPRVGEGQERTFTYVIEIEDGVNTAPYGGDDAFVAAVDATLSDPKGWTADPAYAFQHVSGDENPDLRIQLTSLNTTHELCGHDIEMETSCFYSDGGRVMINESRWIRGASPFKGDLGSYRQYLINHEVGHGLGYAAHDACTAPGELAPIMMQQTLSLNNSELFRIDPNEVYPDDDATCEFNPWPYPRGF from the coding sequence GTGTCGTCCAAGGAACCGTTTTTGGTCCGCTTTGCGCGGGATTATGGTTGGCGTGCGTATGCCATCCCGGTGTTGACAGTCATTACTGTCTGGGTGCTTTTCGACGTGTTTTCCGCCGATCAGCCGGCTTCAGGTGCGAGTGGGGAAGCGTCGACAAGCTTTTCGACGCCCACCTCCTCCCTCCGCGCAGGCCCCGACCCCGCTCAGGCCGAACCGCAAAGCGTTCCGCTGACGGAACTGCCGCCTGGCGGTGCCTACACCGAAAATGGTGCAGGCACATACCGCCAGGTCGGCGCACCCCTCCCGCGCGTCGGTGAGGGACAAGAGCGCACATTTACGTACGTTATTGAAATTGAAGATGGTGTGAATACCGCACCCTATGGCGGCGACGATGCCTTCGTTGCAGCAGTTGACGCCACATTGTCCGACCCGAAAGGTTGGACCGCCGATCCCGCCTACGCCTTCCAACACGTCTCTGGTGATGAGAACCCAGATCTGCGTATTCAGCTGACCTCGTTGAACACCACACACGAATTGTGTGGCCACGACATTGAGATGGAAACCAGCTGCTTTTATTCGGATGGTGGCCGCGTAATGATCAACGAATCGCGATGGATCCGTGGTGCTTCGCCTTTCAAAGGCGACTTGGGCTCATATCGGCAATACTTGATCAATCACGAGGTAGGGCACGGACTTGGTTACGCCGCACACGATGCGTGTACTGCGCCCGGCGAGCTAGCTCCGATCATGATGCAACAAACACTCAGTCTGAATAATTCAGAACTGTTCCGCATCGATCCGAACGAGGTCTATCCCGACGACGATGCCACCTGCGAATTCAACCCATGGCCGTATCCTCGCGGATTTTAG
- a CDS encoding 50S ribosomal protein bL37 has protein sequence MSKRGRKRKDRRKKGANHGRRPNS, from the coding sequence ATGAGCAAGCGAGGACGCAAGCGTAAGGATCGTCGCAAGAAGGGCGCGAACCACGGACGTCGCCCTAACTCTTAA